The following proteins are encoded in a genomic region of Rhinoraja longicauda isolate Sanriku21f chromosome 28, sRhiLon1.1, whole genome shotgun sequence:
- the LOC144607321 gene encoding nuclear factor interleukin-3-regulated protein-like: MLSPFDVKVDVEPPGPKHGGFRGRLNSRRKREFMPEERKDASYWEKRRKNNEAAKRSREKRRVHDLVLERKMLVLSDENACLRAELLTLKVRHGLITSSVYAQEAQILDSYMQKHLARQRSMEMDPPILEVDALPFIRDGICNSHMICAPGRLSLNSMSQHVQDSPFPKAYAIPTSIGLQKQHLPAISADEPSMHNIPLNQLIYSRYPCSFNEAYACHKPSSVFTTAIEVNSKSSKRESEDDAEDEQEVPKMHHFSSFKECRFECPTVMKSNSSALPHKLRIKVKPMLAKEEKDGPEFDLEMSWKRQTPLENTRSISMTEIKDIDVSLCDGVCECKAAFKPVTLLPICHSV, from the coding sequence ATGCTGTCGCCCTTCGATGTCAAGGTGGACGTGGAGCCGCCCGGCCCGAAGCACGGTGGCTTCAGGGGCCGGTTGAACTCTCGCAGGAAGAGAGAATTCATGCCCGAGGAGAGGAAGGACGCCTCCTACTGGGAAAAGCGGCGGAAAAACAACGAGGCCGCCAAACGGTCGCGGGAGAAGCGGCGCGTCCACGACCTGGTGCTGGAGAGGAAGATGCTGGTGCTGAGCGACGAGAACGCCTGCCTCAGGGCCGAGCTGCTCACGCTGAAGGTCCGGCACGGCCTCATAACTTCCTCAGTTTATGCCCAAGAGGCACAAATCCTGGACAGCTACATGCAGAAGCATCTGGCAAGGCAGAGAAGCATGGAGATGGATCCGCCTATTTTGGAAGTGGATGCCCTCCCATTCATCCGAGATGGCATCTGCAACAGCCATATGATATGCGCCCCAGGGAGACTTTCCCTTAACTCCATGTCCCAACATGTACAAGATAGTCCATTTCCCAAAGCCTATGCTATCCCTACCTCAATTGGACTACAGAAGCAACATCTTCCAGCAATCTCTGCGGATGAGCCGTCCATGCACAATATTCCCTTGAATCAATTAATATATTCCCGATACCCCTGCTCATTCAATGAAGCATATGCCTGCCACAAACCTTCAAGTGTTTTCACTACTGCAATAGAAGTGAACAGTAAAAGCAGCAAGAGAGAATCAGAAGATGATGCTGAAGATGAACAAGAGGTTCCTAAGATGCATCATTTTTCTTCTTTCAAGGAGTGCAGATTTGAATGCCCAACAGTTATGAAATCAAATTCTTCTGCCCTTCCACACAAACTGAGAATTAAGGTAAAACCGATGCtggcaaaagaagaaaaggatggTCCAGAATTTGATCTTGAAATGTCCTGGAAGAGACAGACTCCACTCGAAAATACTAGGAGTATTTCAATGACAGAGATCAAAGACATTGATGtgagtttgtgtgatggtgtttGTGAATGCAAAGCAGCATTTAAACCTGTTACTTTATTGCCCATTTGTCATTCAGTTTAA